The Camelina sativa cultivar DH55 chromosome 14, Cs, whole genome shotgun sequence genome includes a window with the following:
- the LOC104743946 gene encoding putative F-box/LRR-repeat protein At3g18150 has protein sequence MALKMLEKVKNVEKLTLGGNFLHYLSLAEIRGVPFPMLKVKYLTLDTAIFRYVIPGLERVLQNSPDLKKLPVSARNYNTIPEKHLDDYLKRPGLDPDQCWRSKDGVDWNNSSWDVNSKHMVSLVELVLENTKSLDKIILLKFKYLFPPLFHTNNNVSIVQG, from the exons ATGGCGCTAAAGATGCTAGAGAAGGTGAAGAATGTAGAGAAGCTTACTCTCGGGGGAAACTTTCTTCat TATCTATCTCTTGCCGAGATTCGTGGTGTTCCTTTTCCAATGTTGAAGGTGAAATATTTGACTCTTGATACAGCAATCTTTCGGTATGTTATTCCTGGTTTAGAAAGAGTGTTACAAAACTCTCCTGATTTAAAGAAGCTACCAGTAAGTGCAAGGAATTACAACACCATTCCG GAGAAGCATCTTGACGACTACTTGAAGCGACCAGGCTTGGATCCGGATCAATGCTGGAGATCAAAAGATGGGGTCGATTGGAACAATTCctcttgggatgtaaattcgaAGCATATGGTTTCACTCGTGGAACTCGTGCTTGAAAACACCAAGTCATTAGACAAGATAATCCTTCTTAAGTTCAAATACCTGTTTCCACCACTCTTTCACACCAACAATAATGTCTCCATTGTGCAAGGATGA
- the LOC104742353 gene encoding protein argonaute 1-like isoform X2, giving the protein MVRKRRTDAPSEGGEGSGSREAGPVSGGGRGGSQRGGFQQGGGGGQHQQGGGGGQHQGGRGYNPQYQQQGGRGGGGGRGYGQPPQQQYHQQQQQYGGPQEYQGRGRGGPPHQGGRGGYGGGRGGGPSSGPPQRQSVPELHQATSPTYQAVSSQPTLSEVSPTQVPEPTVLAQQFEQLSVEQGAPSQAIQPIPSSSKAYKFPMRPGKGQSGKRCIVKANHFFAELPDKDLHQYDVTITPEVTSRGVNRAVMKQLVESYRESHLGKRLPAYDGRKSLYTAGPLPFVSKEFRITLLDEEEGAGGQRREREFKVVIKLAARADLHHLGLFLEGKQADAPQEALQVLDIVLRELPTSRYTPVGRSFYSPDIGRKQSLGDGLESWRGFYQSIRPTQMGLSLNIDMSSTAFIEASPVITFVCDLLNRDISSRPLSDADRVKIKKALRGVKVEVTHRGNMRRKYRISGLTAVATRELTFPVDERNTQKSVVEYFHETYGFRIQHTQLPCLQVGNSNRPNYLPMEVCKIVEGQRYSKRLNERQITALLKVTCQRPIDREKDIMRTVQLNNYEKDPYAQEFGIKISTSLASVEARVLPPPWLKYHESGREGTCLPQVGQWNMMNKKMINGGTVNNWICINFSRQVQDNLARTFCQELAQMCYISGMAFNPEPVLPPVSARPEQVEKVLKTRYHDATSKLSQGKEIDLLIVILPDNNGSLYGDLKRICETELGIVSQCCLTKHVFKMSKQYMANVALKINVKVGGRNTVLVDALSRRIPLVSDRPTIIFGADVTHPHPGEDSSPSIAAVVASQDWPEITKYAGLVCAQAHRQELIQDLFKEWKDPQKGVVTGGMIKELLIAFRRSTGHKPLRIIFYRDGVSEGQFYQVLLYELDAIRKACASLEAGYQPPVTFVVVQKRHHTRLFAHNHNDRHSVDRSGNILPGTVVDSKICHPTEFDFYLCSHAGIQGTSRPAHYHVLWDENNFTADGLQSLTNNLCYTYARCTRSVSIVPPAYYAHLAAFRARFYMEPETSDSGSMASGSMARGGGMGGRSTRGPNVNAAVRPLPALKENVKRVMFYC; this is encoded by the exons ggtggtggtggtggtcgtgGATATGGCCAACCACCACAACAGCAAtaccaccaacaacaacaacagtatgGTGGTCCACAAGAGTACcagggaagaggaagaggaggaccTCCTCATCAAGGAGGTCGAGGAGGGTATGGTGGTGGCCGTGGAGGCGGACCTTCTTCTGGACCGCCACAGAGACAATCAGTTCCCGAGCTGCATCAAGCTACCTCACCTACTTATCAAGCGGTGTCTTCTCAGCCTACACTGTCTGAGGTGAGTCCTACCCAGGTGCCCGAACCTACTGTTCTGGCTCAGCAATTTGAACAGCTCTCTGTCGAACAAGGAGCTCCCAGTCAAGCAATCCAGCCTATACCTTCTTCTAGCAAGGCTTATAAGTTTCCAATGAGGCCTGGTAAAGGACAGAGTGGTAAACGTTGCATTGTCAAGGCTAACCATTTCTTTGCTGAACTGCCTGACAAGGATTTGCACCAGTATGAT GTTACAATTACTCCAGAAGTTACATCAAGGGGTGTTAATCGTGCTGTCATGAAACAACTTGTTGAGTCATATCGTGAATCACACCTTGGAAAGCGTCTTCCTGCCTATGATGGTCGGAAAAGTCTGTACACTGCTGGACCACTTCCGTTTGTCTCTAAAGAGTTCAGAATTACTCTACTTGACGAGGAAGAAGGGGCTGGGGGACAAAG ACGAGAGAGGGAGTTCAAAGTTGTGATCAAGCTAGCTGCACGTGCTGATCTGCATCACTTAGGATTGTTTTTAGAGGGGAAACAAGCCGATGCCCCACAAGAAGCTCTGcaggttcttgacattgttcTTCGTGAGCTGCCTACCTCTAG GTATACTCCGGTGGGCCGGTCTTTTTATTCCCCAGATATTGGAAGAAAGCAATCATTGGGCGATGGCTTGGAGAGCTGGCGTGGATTCTACCAAAGCATTCGTCCCACACAGATGGGCTTATCACTCAATATTG ATATGTCATCGACAGCATTTATAGAGGCATCCCCTGTGATTACCTTTGTCTGTGATTTGCTGAACCGGGATATTTCTTCTCGCCCTTTATCTGATGCTGATCGCGTGAAG ATAAAAAAGGCTCTTAGAGGTGTCAAGGTTGAAGTGACTCATCGAGGAAACATGCGTCGGAAGTACCGTATTTCTGGCTTGACTGCTGTGGCCACTCGGGAATTGAC ATTTCCAGTAGATGAAAGAAATACTCAGAAATCTGTTGTAGAATACTTCCACGAAACATATGGCTTTCGCATTCAGCACACTCAACTACCATGCTTACAAGTTGGGAATTCTAACAGGCCAAATTACTTACCGATGGAG GTATGCAAGATTGTTGAAGGCCAGCGATATTCGAAAAGATTGAATGAAAGACAGATCACTGCTTTGCTTAAGGTGACCTGTCAGCGCCCCATAGATCGAGAAAAAGATATCATGCGG ACGGTACAACTCAACAATTATGAGAAAGATCCCTATGCTCAGGAATTTGGCATCAAAATAAGTACGTCTCTGGCATCTGTTGAGGCTCGTGTACTGCCTCCTCCATGG CTTAAGTATCACGAGTCTGGAAGGGAAGGAACTTGTTTGCCTCAAGTTGGTCAATGGAATATGATGAATAAG AAAATGATCAATGGTGGAACAGTGAATAATTGGATCTGCATCAACTTTTCTAGGCAAGTGCAGGACAATCTAGCACGTACGTTTTGTCAGGAACTTGCTCAAATGTGCTACATATCTGGCATG GCATTTAATCCGGAACCAGTCCTTCCACCAGTCAGTGCTCGTCCTGAGCAAGTGGAGAAGGTCTTGAAGACTAGATATCATGATGCCACATCCAAACTCTCTCAGGGAAAAGAAATTGATCTGCTTATTGTCATTCTTCCCGACAATAATGGATCATTATATG GTGATTTGAAACGCATATGTGAGACCGAACTTGGCATTGTCTCTCAATGCTGCCTGACGAAGCATGTCTTTAAGATGAGCAAACAATACATGGCCAATGTTGCGTTGAAGATTAATGTGAAGGTTGGAGGAAGGAATACAGTGCTTGTTGATGCTTTATCAAGGCGGATTCCTCTAGTCAGTGATCGCCCCACCATTATATTTGGTGCTGATGTTACGCATCCTCACCCTGGAGAGGATTCAAGCCCGTCTATTGCTGCT gTTGTTGCATCCCAGGATTGGCCTGAAATTACCAAATATGCTGGATTGGTCTGCGCTCAGGCACATAGGCAGGAGCTCATTCAGGATCTGTTCAAAGAGTGGAAGGATCCTCAAAAAGGGGTAGTTACTGGTGGCATGATAAA GGAGTTGCTCATAGCCTTCCGTAGATCAACTGGGCATAAACCGCTACGGATCATCTTCTACAG GGATGGTGTCAGTGAGGGACAATTTTACCAAGTTTTGCTCTATGAACTTGATGCTATCCGCAAG GCATGTGCTTCGCTGGAAGCAGGTTATCAGCCACCAGTGACGTTTGTGGTGGTGCAAAAGCGCCATCACACGAGGCTGTTTGCTCACAACCACAATGATCGTCATTCGGTGGACAGAAGTGGAAATATATTACCTG gCACTGTTGTGGACTCTAAAATATGTCACCCTACAGAGTTCGACTTTTACCTCTGCAGTCATGCTGGTATTCAG GGCACTTCTCGACCTGCTCATTATCACGTTCTTTGGGATGAGAACAACTTTACTGCAGATGGACTTCAATCTCTCACCAATAACTTATGTTACAC GTATGCAAGATGCACACGCTCGGTTTCAATTG TGCCCCCTGCATATTATGCACATCTAGCAGCATTTAGGGCTCGATTCTACATGGAGCCAGAGACATCAGACAGTGGCTCGATGGCTAGCGGGAGCATGGCACGTGGAGGTGGAATGGGTGGTAGAAGCACACGTGGGCCTAATGTCAATGCTGCAGTGAGGCCACTCCCAGCACTTAAAGAGAATGTGAAGCGTGTTATGTTCTACTGCTGA
- the LOC104742353 gene encoding protein argonaute 1-like isoform X1, whose product MVRKRRTDAPSEGGEGSGSREAGPVSGGGRGGSQRGGFQQGGGGGQHQQGGGGGQHQGGRGYNPQYQQQGGRGGGGGRGYGQPPQQQYHQQQQQYGGPQEYQGRGRGGPPHQGGRGGYGGGRGGGPSSGPPQRQSVPELHQATSPTYQAVSSQPTLSEVSPTQVPEPTVLAQQFEQLSVEQGAPSQAIQPIPSSSKAYKFPMRPGKGQSGKRCIVKANHFFAELPDKDLHQYDVTITPEVTSRGVNRAVMKQLVESYRESHLGKRLPAYDGRKSLYTAGPLPFVSKEFRITLLDEEEGAGGQRREREFKVVIKLAARADLHHLGLFLEGKQADAPQEALQVLDIVLRELPTSSKRYTPVGRSFYSPDIGRKQSLGDGLESWRGFYQSIRPTQMGLSLNIDMSSTAFIEASPVITFVCDLLNRDISSRPLSDADRVKIKKALRGVKVEVTHRGNMRRKYRISGLTAVATRELTFPVDERNTQKSVVEYFHETYGFRIQHTQLPCLQVGNSNRPNYLPMEVCKIVEGQRYSKRLNERQITALLKVTCQRPIDREKDIMRTVQLNNYEKDPYAQEFGIKISTSLASVEARVLPPPWLKYHESGREGTCLPQVGQWNMMNKKMINGGTVNNWICINFSRQVQDNLARTFCQELAQMCYISGMAFNPEPVLPPVSARPEQVEKVLKTRYHDATSKLSQGKEIDLLIVILPDNNGSLYGDLKRICETELGIVSQCCLTKHVFKMSKQYMANVALKINVKVGGRNTVLVDALSRRIPLVSDRPTIIFGADVTHPHPGEDSSPSIAAVVASQDWPEITKYAGLVCAQAHRQELIQDLFKEWKDPQKGVVTGGMIKELLIAFRRSTGHKPLRIIFYRDGVSEGQFYQVLLYELDAIRKACASLEAGYQPPVTFVVVQKRHHTRLFAHNHNDRHSVDRSGNILPGTVVDSKICHPTEFDFYLCSHAGIQGTSRPAHYHVLWDENNFTADGLQSLTNNLCYTYARCTRSVSIVPPAYYAHLAAFRARFYMEPETSDSGSMASGSMARGGGMGGRSTRGPNVNAAVRPLPALKENVKRVMFYC is encoded by the exons ggtggtggtggtggtcgtgGATATGGCCAACCACCACAACAGCAAtaccaccaacaacaacaacagtatgGTGGTCCACAAGAGTACcagggaagaggaagaggaggaccTCCTCATCAAGGAGGTCGAGGAGGGTATGGTGGTGGCCGTGGAGGCGGACCTTCTTCTGGACCGCCACAGAGACAATCAGTTCCCGAGCTGCATCAAGCTACCTCACCTACTTATCAAGCGGTGTCTTCTCAGCCTACACTGTCTGAGGTGAGTCCTACCCAGGTGCCCGAACCTACTGTTCTGGCTCAGCAATTTGAACAGCTCTCTGTCGAACAAGGAGCTCCCAGTCAAGCAATCCAGCCTATACCTTCTTCTAGCAAGGCTTATAAGTTTCCAATGAGGCCTGGTAAAGGACAGAGTGGTAAACGTTGCATTGTCAAGGCTAACCATTTCTTTGCTGAACTGCCTGACAAGGATTTGCACCAGTATGAT GTTACAATTACTCCAGAAGTTACATCAAGGGGTGTTAATCGTGCTGTCATGAAACAACTTGTTGAGTCATATCGTGAATCACACCTTGGAAAGCGTCTTCCTGCCTATGATGGTCGGAAAAGTCTGTACACTGCTGGACCACTTCCGTTTGTCTCTAAAGAGTTCAGAATTACTCTACTTGACGAGGAAGAAGGGGCTGGGGGACAAAG ACGAGAGAGGGAGTTCAAAGTTGTGATCAAGCTAGCTGCACGTGCTGATCTGCATCACTTAGGATTGTTTTTAGAGGGGAAACAAGCCGATGCCCCACAAGAAGCTCTGcaggttcttgacattgttcTTCGTGAGCTGCCTACCTCTAG CAAAAGGTATACTCCGGTGGGCCGGTCTTTTTATTCCCCAGATATTGGAAGAAAGCAATCATTGGGCGATGGCTTGGAGAGCTGGCGTGGATTCTACCAAAGCATTCGTCCCACACAGATGGGCTTATCACTCAATATTG ATATGTCATCGACAGCATTTATAGAGGCATCCCCTGTGATTACCTTTGTCTGTGATTTGCTGAACCGGGATATTTCTTCTCGCCCTTTATCTGATGCTGATCGCGTGAAG ATAAAAAAGGCTCTTAGAGGTGTCAAGGTTGAAGTGACTCATCGAGGAAACATGCGTCGGAAGTACCGTATTTCTGGCTTGACTGCTGTGGCCACTCGGGAATTGAC ATTTCCAGTAGATGAAAGAAATACTCAGAAATCTGTTGTAGAATACTTCCACGAAACATATGGCTTTCGCATTCAGCACACTCAACTACCATGCTTACAAGTTGGGAATTCTAACAGGCCAAATTACTTACCGATGGAG GTATGCAAGATTGTTGAAGGCCAGCGATATTCGAAAAGATTGAATGAAAGACAGATCACTGCTTTGCTTAAGGTGACCTGTCAGCGCCCCATAGATCGAGAAAAAGATATCATGCGG ACGGTACAACTCAACAATTATGAGAAAGATCCCTATGCTCAGGAATTTGGCATCAAAATAAGTACGTCTCTGGCATCTGTTGAGGCTCGTGTACTGCCTCCTCCATGG CTTAAGTATCACGAGTCTGGAAGGGAAGGAACTTGTTTGCCTCAAGTTGGTCAATGGAATATGATGAATAAG AAAATGATCAATGGTGGAACAGTGAATAATTGGATCTGCATCAACTTTTCTAGGCAAGTGCAGGACAATCTAGCACGTACGTTTTGTCAGGAACTTGCTCAAATGTGCTACATATCTGGCATG GCATTTAATCCGGAACCAGTCCTTCCACCAGTCAGTGCTCGTCCTGAGCAAGTGGAGAAGGTCTTGAAGACTAGATATCATGATGCCACATCCAAACTCTCTCAGGGAAAAGAAATTGATCTGCTTATTGTCATTCTTCCCGACAATAATGGATCATTATATG GTGATTTGAAACGCATATGTGAGACCGAACTTGGCATTGTCTCTCAATGCTGCCTGACGAAGCATGTCTTTAAGATGAGCAAACAATACATGGCCAATGTTGCGTTGAAGATTAATGTGAAGGTTGGAGGAAGGAATACAGTGCTTGTTGATGCTTTATCAAGGCGGATTCCTCTAGTCAGTGATCGCCCCACCATTATATTTGGTGCTGATGTTACGCATCCTCACCCTGGAGAGGATTCAAGCCCGTCTATTGCTGCT gTTGTTGCATCCCAGGATTGGCCTGAAATTACCAAATATGCTGGATTGGTCTGCGCTCAGGCACATAGGCAGGAGCTCATTCAGGATCTGTTCAAAGAGTGGAAGGATCCTCAAAAAGGGGTAGTTACTGGTGGCATGATAAA GGAGTTGCTCATAGCCTTCCGTAGATCAACTGGGCATAAACCGCTACGGATCATCTTCTACAG GGATGGTGTCAGTGAGGGACAATTTTACCAAGTTTTGCTCTATGAACTTGATGCTATCCGCAAG GCATGTGCTTCGCTGGAAGCAGGTTATCAGCCACCAGTGACGTTTGTGGTGGTGCAAAAGCGCCATCACACGAGGCTGTTTGCTCACAACCACAATGATCGTCATTCGGTGGACAGAAGTGGAAATATATTACCTG gCACTGTTGTGGACTCTAAAATATGTCACCCTACAGAGTTCGACTTTTACCTCTGCAGTCATGCTGGTATTCAG GGCACTTCTCGACCTGCTCATTATCACGTTCTTTGGGATGAGAACAACTTTACTGCAGATGGACTTCAATCTCTCACCAATAACTTATGTTACAC GTATGCAAGATGCACACGCTCGGTTTCAATTG TGCCCCCTGCATATTATGCACATCTAGCAGCATTTAGGGCTCGATTCTACATGGAGCCAGAGACATCAGACAGTGGCTCGATGGCTAGCGGGAGCATGGCACGTGGAGGTGGAATGGGTGGTAGAAGCACACGTGGGCCTAATGTCAATGCTGCAGTGAGGCCACTCCCAGCACTTAAAGAGAATGTGAAGCGTGTTATGTTCTACTGCTGA